The DNA segment TATCGTCGCCGTTGCGATGGGAAGCTTGCCGGTGCTGCTGATTGGATGGGGAGCCGTTGTCGGTATCAACGTCCTTTTGACAGTGCTGCAGTTGGGACCCGTTCAAGATATTTTTTCGGTCGCTTTAAGTGGTCGCGGGGACGTCGAAGGTTATTCGCAGTTGTTTGCCACCGCGGAACATTTGCCCGATTCACCGGAAAGTCTTGCTGCGATTCGCAAAACATTGGTTAGCGATCCAGACCGCAGTGCGGTTGCCGGAATGCGTCAGTTGCAGACGGCCGCATCGATGGCTTCCCTGCGGCATTCGGGGATCCTTTTTATTGCCTACGTGATCCTGCAAGCGGTCGCGCTGTGGGATGTGCATGTTCTGGCAGTGCTCGAAAAATGGCAGGCCAAGCATGGGCCGCAAGTGACAGATTGGTTCTCGGCTCTGGGGTCGATGGAAGCTTTCATGTCGCTGGCAGCACTCCGCGATGAGTATCCTGATTGGGGGCGAGCGACTTGGCTGGATGCGTCGCAGGCGGGGACGGTCGAAGCCGAACAACTTGGCCATCCTCTGTTGACCGATCAGGCGAGGGTTTCTAACGACGTTTCGATCGGTCCACCTGGAACGGTTCTGTTGGTCACGGGATCGAATATGTCGGGCAAAAGCACAATGCTCCGCTCGGTCGGGTTGAACGTGATGCTTGCCTCGGCAGGAGCTCCGGTTTGTGCAAAAAAATTCCAGCTTCCGTCGCTTGAACTATCGACCAGCATTCGGGTTCGAGACAGCGTCCGCGAAGGTGTGTCGTTTTATATGGCGGAACTGAAGCGGTTGCGGGCGGTGGTTGAACATGCCCGGCGGTTGCAGTCGATGCCCGAACGCAGGGTGCTGTATCTGTTGGATGAAATCCTTCAAGGGACCAATAATCGAGAGCGGCAGATTGCCGTTGCTCGGGTTTTAGGGCACTTGATCGATACCGGTGCGATCGGAGCGATCAGCACGCACGACCTTGATTTGGCCGATGATCCACTTCTCCAGAGTGTGGCAGAACCGGTTCATTTTCGCGAAACGATCGAACAGGATGCAGAAGGACGCGATACGATGACGTTCGACTACGTCATGCACCGCGGAGTCACTCCGACC comes from the Roseimaritima multifibrata genome and includes:
- a CDS encoding MutS family DNA mismatch repair protein, translated to MQRYEDRLQVLQESREACKQVDRRWHIARLLAFFSALGCLFFGYVSEGLAPLVWIGWGSVIAFLVIITLHQRVRDELEEIRRARSIVRRLLSRLQRRWDRLPLWEPSESWMESHGVSADVADDLDLFGRGSLFQLASVASTGPGLRTLAKWLGGPAEGDSADARADAIEVLAPLREERQTFYLLAKRAADGTAEPDRFVEWAGGETFLDSRRWMLTWARLSPLVFVGVFIVAVAMGSLPVLLIGWGAVVGINVLLTVLQLGPVQDIFSVALSGRGDVEGYSQLFATAEHLPDSPESLAAIRKTLVSDPDRSAVAGMRQLQTAASMASLRHSGILFIAYVILQAVALWDVHVLAVLEKWQAKHGPQVTDWFSALGSMEAFMSLAALRDEYPDWGRATWLDASQAGTVEAEQLGHPLLTDQARVSNDVSIGPPGTVLLVTGSNMSGKSTMLRSVGLNVMLASAGAPVCAKKFQLPSLELSTSIRVRDSVREGVSFYMAELKRLRAVVEHARRLQSMPERRVLYLLDEILQGTNNRERQIAVARVLGHLIDTGAIGAISTHDLDLADDPLLQSVAEPVHFRETIEQDAEGRDTMTFDYVMHRGVTPTTNALRLLEMVGLGEKK